Genomic DNA from Bemisia tabaci chromosome 2, PGI_BMITA_v3:
tgaaattggtaaatgagactGCCTTCTCATAAGAATACCAATgaattcttctttgaaaaaggAACTTCTCTAAAAAAGAACCAAAGAATATTAAGGCTCGAGACACACAATCTGTATTGAAGTTGATAACACGTTCTACGTGAGAGAAAATGTTTCTAccctaaaataaatttttttctcttcagccTTAGAGGCCTTAAGGGTAAGAGTCATCCTAGAGATTGATCACTCTTGCACTAAGGCTAGCAAGATTCAGCTTGCCAGATAAGAATAAAAGCCCTATAGGTGTGAATGGTATTTCGTaagcttgtttttattttcatctatTTCAGGGAAAGTTTCTAAAAACTGCTTGTCTATTTAAGTATCTACGCCATTCACTATCGGAAAAGCTTTTGATTCATCTCTGAaggttgaatttttgatgtgatactttaattaatttaaatatttagagttatttgtttccttcttttaatttatttaattttctgatCCTTGTTTCATGTtctttttgatcaatttttctaactttttaagCAAGGCATATTCGCAGAGACAGGTATTGATTTTACCTTAGTTTATATTTAGGCCGTTACCATTGCAGACCTAATacttgaaatttcttttcagcaatttgatgaattttggtcGTTTCTTAATtataagattttgaaaactcacttctTGTTAAAGCATGCTCACATTAAAAATGATAATATTACGATTTTGGTTGAAAACAGTGGCGGTTGTAAAGTATTAAAGatagaaaattgatgataatgTCAAAAGTTCAGTTTCCAGTTTATGACCTGAGAAAGATCTATTGCCTCACACTGATTAAGGAGGAATTGGCATTGTTATGATCATTTAAATTAAGTCTTAGATCCTCTTGGATTGATTGAGCTGCTTAAAAAGTTTTCTTCCatgaattttgatattttaaaattgaaagttatGGAGCTTCTTGATTTATTGCTGCTTTGCCTTTCGATAATCATTTCTCTAAAATCCTTGAGCGAGTATCAGTTAGAGATACTTCAATGGAAACACCCTTTAATGTGTActtgaaaataataaagaaaattaaaggtTCTCTTCATTGCATGAGACCTTCGAAGTACTTTAACCCACAGAATATCGTGGATTTCTATGtttacaataaaaattagaaaataatgcTGAAGTCTACTGCATGTGACAGTCAAAGTGAATAACTATGAACTTATCTAATGCgagttttataaatttttaaggAGGGTTAAGTTTTCGCAACAAGTAGCTGTATCAAACAATACAAAATGTGTACATATGATGCAAAGTATCGAAAGCAATTACAACACTTGCGTCTTAGAAGGCCACTCTTCTTCAGTATAGTGGaatgatttttgaaacttaTGACAGCACAACAAGACATCAAAAATCTATATCTAACATGGTGCAGAGAGGGTTTCATCTTACTGTGCTGACATATTTCCACAATCGACCCACTGATGATTAGCATGGTCGTGTTTTACCCGAATTTGATCTCTCTATAATCCAGTATTTCTAGttgtagaaaatattttctcaatgaatttcactatttttgtacatttttaacGTGATATTTAATGTTAAACTCTCATTTTATGaaactttattttataaaactACTAAGTATTAGGAATTATTATGCATGTATTATGCGAATCCTACGCACGCATGGAGGTGATACCTATGTTTAAGTTACTGCAGGTGATACCCtgtttttcgataaaaaaactgaaagaacAGCCAAATTAGTTATTCTTCATATTATTGTGAGGAAAGAgttttgcatttaaaattgaTTGAGCAGTCATTATGCCACACTTGATAATGCATAACTACTAACTGCTTTTAACAGGGACAGAtgaaaaattcctcatttttttgataagaataattttgtttgttcttcgCCACAGAATCTATGCAAGAATACTCATCTGAACAAAAGAAGCTTTACATATAAAAGTAGCGGATGTTGACATCCACGATTATTGGGGTTAACAACTTTTTAAATCCTCAACCCCCAAGGGGGTTTCTACTAAATTTCAGACTcaactttcattttaattatGGCGAGTAGTGAATAAAATTGAGGCAGTGAATGTGATGGCAGTAGAAGTCAAAGGCCTGCTTTGAGGAGGGGAGTCCTTCCGGATGCTCGAGATGCAGAGGTAGACAAAACTGTTGATTATATCATAAATGGACTTTGGGAAAGTCAATTCTAACCCCTCTTCCTTTCCTCCACAAATCGTTAAAAGAGAGACAATATGAAAAGATAGTAAAAATAAtcactttccagtttttgagcACAACGGAGATGGATTGCAAGGAGGTTTTGAAAAGTCGAAAACCCTCTTCCAGCCAACACTTTGTCTGGAACTCATGAGTAAATATACAAGGGTGCAGAAAATCACTCATTTCTCAATTCTCTTCGCTCAACAAGCAACTTTGATGTTTCCAAGTagtgaggaaaattttcaaggaagggAAATTTAGGGGCTAATATTACACTTGATTATCGCTCCTCGGAACTTTCTGTACCCCTGAACAAACAGAGTGTTCCGCTAGAAAATCGGTTATTGgtagattaaaataaaattgaagttcaaaaattttctgtttttttgtttgcaaGTGAAATTTTGCCCGTCAGAAGGATTTCACTCTGGAAGGGAATTTACTATGACTGTTTGTTTCCATTTATTACTATCTTTGTGAGAGGCTTAGAGGCTAAAATATTCAGCCAAATTCCCTGTGCAACCATGTGAATGACTCACAAAGTTCtaagttttttaaaatctaatagCCCTTGTTGCATCAAAGACAGTCACATGTTAGGGTGGAAGATGGGTTGTTTTTAGTGAGCCCAATCTTAAGTAACTTATTGCACAAGACATGAGTTGAATGCTTCAAATTTGTATTTCTTCTTCTCGATCTTTCAATTGTTAAGAATTTCCAACATTCTTGTAAGCATCCATATCATGTTTGGCTCCTTCATTTGCTTTATCTTCAAATGATTTATTGTTAACCTTGAGGATGaatttttaagacattttgTAAATAGATGACTCTTCACTGATGTAACTGATGTggttatattttgaaaaaaaaatgtcttccaGTTTATAAATAAACTatgattgaaaatgaaaattgatttcttCTTCGAACCAATTTCTGGCCCAAATCATCACGGAGCAAAAAATATAGAGGGAGATAAAAATGTGGATTAGCCGCTCAAGCCTATTATTTATATCAATTTTTCACTCCAATTTTCTACTGCACTTAACTTTTCCAACCAactaaagaattaaaaaatttatctCTGGATGTCTTGATTTAACCTTTTGACTCCTGAGTTAGATTTGCAACCGTGCTTCCCCACCCTAGGTTAGGAATGGCAAAAAAGACTATTTTTAGTTTACTGACCCTCATTTGCCTAATTTTCGACCAAACAGCTtgaaatggacggagttaaacagaaaggaaccaagccacatcgggatcgaaccgagaaaaagaggtttaaagtttggcttctgcataagactcaatgtaaaagataaacttcaagttcaatttctgcaaaatttgctacaacaaaaactttgaatttttggcgatagatggTAAAgaagtggttgagttcaaaaccactcataactcaattttttccaaaatgtgggttggttcctttctgtttaattcaGTCCAAATGTGTGTGCTTTATCTTTAAGTATGTACGAGTGAAGATCAGTCATCAAAAGTTGACTACTagcacccaattttttttttttttttttcaataaataaaaccaaaaatgaagatttttgaGGTTCCAAGACGGGAATACTTGTCCATAAGGGCTCAGTGCGGTATTGCGATCACGCATATACTCTTCCGTAGGAGGCAAAGGGTTGAGAATGACTCAAGGGTATCTAATAAGAAGCAATACAAAAATACCTCAGTTGTGtggattttctttcttttattgaaAACAGGTCAATTGGTTAACTTATACATTATGGATTTCTCTGAGACGTCTGATGGCTGATCTCACAGACGTAGCGGCAGTTGTGGCATAAACATAAGCTCCACCGGCAACCGTTCTTCGACACCTGTCACATGACCAGATTCCTACACACGATCTTCGCATACTttgctgcaaagaaaaaaaaacacaaatcaaTTAGAAACAGTATCTATTAAATAGTAGCATGGTAGTTCATACCAAAAACAGAAAACTAGGCTTGGCTAATTTTCTTGATCTAGGTCGTATCCTCGGGTGCATAAAAAAACAAAGGTTTGAAATGTTGCTGCCCCAGATAGTAATCTGTGCCActtgccaaaaaaaattgttgccagAATCTGGgttattcataaattttactgGTACCAAAAGTCAATTCTAAGATGAGATTAGTAATTTTAAGTTTGACCCTCCATTTTGTACAAAAAACCTATCATAACACCAAAACTGTGCGTTTGCATAAAAAATGGCAAACAACCAGAAttgtaaaatgtgaaattttgctCCGGAAAGACATCattgttgaaaatgaaaatcaaattaaCCTGGAAACATTTGCtgctatatttttttttggtccttGGACCTCCACGTCCACCATGTAACTAATTGTTAAGAATCAATATGTTCTGAAAGGATTCACCAGCACATGCATATTAATATTTCTGATGTGGACGCGTTTTGAAGGATCTATCTCCACTTTGAAACACCTCTTCATTGGGAAAATTAATGTAAAAGTGCAAGAGAGTCCTCGCAGGAAATATTGACAGTTAATTATCTACATGCAGCCATTCTTAACAGGTGGTTTTCCTGGTATGTAACGGGCATACCAGCTTTTGTAGTATCATTATTTGGTAAGAGGATTTGAAAAGTGCGGTCACTCAAAAAGGGCGTGAGCATGCATATCCACGGTGTGAGTCCGCAACTGCGTATCTTGgttttgcaatgttgcaaagttcctgtcatactttattctttaaacggaaaacgaCTCGGCAGCACTTCCTTAAAactgcggtgatttttcttctttgtgcaaagaaaattctgcatacttaagcttcaaggaatgatgtcaatttgttcacctttaaaaaataacattaaggtggagattttcagacactgcaaatgagatatgtgattgcgaacATACGCTGTcgatatagaggcggagattttcaaacaccgcaaacgtgATATGTGGTTGTGGGCTTACGTCACCAATATGCCTTCACATCAAAGAGGTCACCAATTGAATGTGCTGATGTGACAGCAAGATATATAATAAGAACattattcttaaattttaattttcctgattaacaatgacataaaaaaaaaaaaaaatcctttggaCATCCAGAAACATCTTGCAATTTTCTTCATATAGGTAAATTCACTCTTAAAGGGAATAAAAGTATACGCCCTTGATTGCTGCAAGCATGTTTGTGTTTTGTTCAGATGAATTTTCTAAATGCTGTAAGTTAAAtataaaaagagaaataaaattatgTGCGATCGGCATACCTTTCCACAGAAAGAACATGTGTATTTGGAGTGTTGggttatttcaattttcttgacCTGCTTACGTAAACTGGCACCATATCGAGTACCGTATTTACCAGTGATTCCGACCTTCTTCGTTCCGCGAGTCTGAAATCAGGCATGAAAACCGAGCTAAGTTTAAGTGCATACAAAGCTACATCAAACAATAGAGAAAAGTAAATCTGCTATCGGATAGAGCTGAATAAACATATCACATTCATGTGACTAAGATAATTCCTTCCAAAGAAGTTACTTGGTATACCTTGTTGGTCACTTGTGTTGCGTTGACTCTACTAGCTTGGATTGTATCAAAATAGACATGGATGAAACATAGAATTTGCCAAATGCATATTCACAGAGACAAATTGAAGGTGAGGAATTAAAATCAAAACCCACATTAACTTCAACTGAGATAGTGAATAGTAAAGCAGGGACTGGTTGTCATACGAAGCCGTACAACCACTATACCATGTGGTCTGGCTTTCATTGCCTGAGGTAGAATTTTCTGGGGACTGAAAATGCTTTTTCCCGTTGTTAGAAGAGGGAAGTGTGGCAACAGAATGCTGCATTTTCTTTCGTCTGAGTTCTATAGACTAATTCTGAGCTTCCTCCATCGAAAACAACACAGGCCTATGCGAGTTCAGAATGCGATTGCTAGGTGAGGGTAAGGCGCagaatgctcaaaaatgaaccTGTTATAATTTTTAGCGTGTAAT
This window encodes:
- the LOC109033712 gene encoding large ribosomal subunit protein eL43, with the protein product MTRGTKKVGITGKYGTRYGASLRKQVKKIEITQHSKYTCSFCGKQSMRRSCVGIWSCDRCRRTVAGGAYVYATTAATSVRSAIRRLREIHNV